A region from the Onychostoma macrolepis isolate SWU-2019 chromosome 18, ASM1243209v1, whole genome shotgun sequence genome encodes:
- the cfap161 gene encoding cilia- and flagella-associated protein 161 isoform X2: protein MLKPVSLSVSQDGFLHFGDTVMLLNSEGGEHEQRGSCVLSIIADSSNITSQSDTNSVPHLLGPLQVGGAHSMTPCVRNAFIITSVDGTSDGEVLRYDQSFALRTTVGFAGELFLASDRKTFLKCAKKSRLQELSLVEECDFLCWWKVIYFDPQARLENEGYPVQVNSKVLISHCKTNQCLAALGNHILWTPFGKEYELSAHTFLDSHKAERDNNHWLFFMAHSANQNQSLMGLQQDSEITDEHRENQEDTQVKECS, encoded by the exons ATGCTGAAacca GTGAGTTTATCAGTGTCGCAGGATGGCTTTTTGCACTTTGGAGACACAGTCATGCTGCTGAACTCTGAAGGTGGAGAGCACGAGCAGCGTGGCTCCTGTGTCCTCAGCATTATTGCTGACAGCAGTAATATCACTTCACAGTCTGACACGAATTCAGTCCCCCACCTTCTCGGGCCTCTCCAAGTAGGCGGAGCTCACAGCATGACCCCTTGTGTTAGAAACGCCTTTATCATTACAAG TGTTGATGGGACCTCAGATGGAGAGGTGCTCCGATACGATCAAAGCTTTGCCCTGAGAACGACCGTAGGCTTTGCCGGAGAG CTATTCCTTGCCAGTGATCgcaaaacatttctgaagtgTGCTAAGAAGTCACGACTACAGGAGTTGAGCCTAGTAGAGGAGTGTGATTTCCTGTGCTGGTGGAAGGTGATTTACTTTGACCCCCAAGCAAGGCTTGAAAATGAAGGATACCCTGTTCAG GTGAACAGCAAGGTTTTGATTTCCCACTGTAAGACCAATCAATGTCTGGCTGCTCTAGGCAATCACATCCTATG gACTCCTTTTGGTAAAGAGTATGAACTCTCTGCTCACACCTTCTTGGACTCTCATAAAGCTGAGCGGGACAATAATCATTGGCTGTTTTTCATGGCTCATTCTGCCAATCAAAATCAGAGCCTGATGGGACTGCAACAAGACTCAGAAATAACAGATGAGCATAGAGAAAACCAAGAGGACACGCAAGTAAAAGagtgcagttaa
- the cfap161 gene encoding cilia- and flagella-associated protein 161 isoform X1, protein MAHVRTYNPRVRVGNWKEDVTLEEETLKNFILQKDRGELTVQKEGGLRQNMLKPVSLSVSQDGFLHFGDTVMLLNSEGGEHEQRGSCVLSIIADSSNITSQSDTNSVPHLLGPLQVGGAHSMTPCVRNAFIITSVDGTSDGEVLRYDQSFALRTTVGFAGELFLASDRKTFLKCAKKSRLQELSLVEECDFLCWWKVIYFDPQARLENEGYPVQVNSKVLISHCKTNQCLAALGNHILWTPFGKEYELSAHTFLDSHKAERDNNHWLFFMAHSANQNQSLMGLQQDSEITDEHRENQEDTQVKECS, encoded by the exons ATGGCTCATGTCCGGACCTATAATCCGCGCGTCCGTGTGGGCAACTGGAAAGAAGACGTGACTTTAGAAGAG GAAACTCTCAAGAACTTCATCCTGCAAAAAGACAGAGGCGAACTCACTGTTCAGAAAGAAGGAGGTCTGAGACAAAACATGCTGAAacca GTGAGTTTATCAGTGTCGCAGGATGGCTTTTTGCACTTTGGAGACACAGTCATGCTGCTGAACTCTGAAGGTGGAGAGCACGAGCAGCGTGGCTCCTGTGTCCTCAGCATTATTGCTGACAGCAGTAATATCACTTCACAGTCTGACACGAATTCAGTCCCCCACCTTCTCGGGCCTCTCCAAGTAGGCGGAGCTCACAGCATGACCCCTTGTGTTAGAAACGCCTTTATCATTACAAG TGTTGATGGGACCTCAGATGGAGAGGTGCTCCGATACGATCAAAGCTTTGCCCTGAGAACGACCGTAGGCTTTGCCGGAGAG CTATTCCTTGCCAGTGATCgcaaaacatttctgaagtgTGCTAAGAAGTCACGACTACAGGAGTTGAGCCTAGTAGAGGAGTGTGATTTCCTGTGCTGGTGGAAGGTGATTTACTTTGACCCCCAAGCAAGGCTTGAAAATGAAGGATACCCTGTTCAG GTGAACAGCAAGGTTTTGATTTCCCACTGTAAGACCAATCAATGTCTGGCTGCTCTAGGCAATCACATCCTATG gACTCCTTTTGGTAAAGAGTATGAACTCTCTGCTCACACCTTCTTGGACTCTCATAAAGCTGAGCGGGACAATAATCATTGGCTGTTTTTCATGGCTCATTCTGCCAATCAAAATCAGAGCCTGATGGGACTGCAACAAGACTCAGAAATAACAGATGAGCATAGAGAAAACCAAGAGGACACGCAAGTAAAAGagtgcagttaa
- the si:dkey-88e18.8 gene encoding major intrinsically disordered Notch2-binding receptor 1 isoform X1, producing the protein MSTSSNLMQMAENPEDPLVLLEILEVLGACRGNVSYADICVYLSGRFSLQPLLELRSLLYSTACRDPCFPATLFRERLHPPCSNRLSATADVVSLFNLLMHTRMAPTYTQNLQSLTPCQVCGKGFARYDWPAALPVTGGGTASEDCKYENLPCEAFSHNTEASHTQTNSALVAQPHSRMHNRDSMQNAHSGDVSIDAVNQEAGKPPVTNQGSRVARSCSQKRSAFKDGLHKIPFISVEGDGQSDQIPDGPRSDGEDLLYVSQKNPYPDPATYANDQHNPASHAHDHSYVYLTHSNAPEPDAHVADSQSYDDASNPYDPQTQWRKAKHESLDELQTSTYFGPSVSSEKHQTPALQNKSHSLDIDSRAADERPEPETTGLQKPRSERSVLEKSGLRKPGSVKLSIDGSSFDIPGFDPRIVNSVRDTFKRLSGMSLDAWYDWSPSIDGMVSVGTQTEPADRRALRSIMLADKLSIDNPDIGEDDISAIFRFLDDISMCGSMAVLPGEGGGAQEGGGAGLPERRERLGKLRRLFHSLEAPEEGVRWGVGRLLQRVTELEQQLEPIAELREQLALVLFTLNRLEEREQVACPHVHQMHIQPQLTPRPSLQQQQGSPRTNLVAEGVNEAAAKRRRLFVRRTSRSYTESSGSEAPREWSISFSKEPHIQSVKSDNLGGVHKREGSVVQEVTGFHLMPPETHSAPRRTSVHSTTQHLTERPKVTWSQSDLTPMDLQVTPPNAPESLEFWTDEIYTPASDTLLRRSHSYTRCSRNQAYRIAALSITATIILILIIVIPVSTM; encoded by the exons ATGAGTACAAGCTCAAATCTGATGCAAATGGCTGAAAACCCTGAAGACCCCCTTGTATTGTTGGAGATCCTGGAAGTGTTAGGTGCATGCCGTGGGAATGTGTCATACGCGGATATTTGCGTTTATCTGAGTGGACGCTTCAGCCTGCAGCCGCTTCTAGAATTACGGAGTCTCTTGTACTCCACCGCATGTAGAGACCCCTGCTTCCCTGCCACCCTCTTCCGAGAGCGACTTCACCCGCCCTGCAGCAACCGGCTCTCAGCGACCGCCGATGTCGTCTCCCTGTTCAACCTCCTCATGCACACCCGCATGGCTCCTACATACACGCAGAACCTTCAGTCTCTGACACCCTGTCAGGTCTGTGGGAAGGGATTTGCGCGTTACGACTGGCCGGCTGCCTTACCCGTCACAGGAGGAGGGACCGCCTCTGAGGACTGTAAATATGAGAACCTCCCTTGTGAAGCGTTCAGTCATAACACAGAGGCTTCACACACTCAGACCAACTCTGCGTTGGTCGCTCAGCCTCACTCTCGCATGCACAACCGGGACAGCATGCAGAACGCGCATTCTGGGGACGTTTCCATTGACGCGGTCAATCAGGAGGCTGGCAAGCCACCGGTGACCAATCAGGGATCCCGCGTTGCTCGTTCCTGCTCCCAGAAGAGGAGTGCCTTTAAAGATGGGCTCCACAAAATTCCATTCATATCCGTGGAAGGCGACGGCCAGTCAGATCAAATCCCAGATGGACCAAGATCGGATGGTGAGGACCTGCTTTACGTTTCCCAAAAAAACCCTTATCCAGACCCTGCAACATACGCAAACGACCAGCACAACCCGGCATCACATGCGCATGACCATTCATACGTTTACTTAACTCATTCGAATGCACCTGAACCGGATGCGCACGTGGCCGACTCGCAATCCTATGATGATGCCTCGAACCCCTACGACCCTCAGACTCAGTGGCGTAAGGCGAAACACGAGAGTTTGGACGAGCTCCAGACATCCACCTACTTTGGCCCTTCGGTCTCCAGCGAAAAGCACCAAACGCCTGCTCTTCAAAACAAAAGCCACAGCTTGGACATCGACAGCAGGGCGGCGGATGAAAGACCTGAGCCGGAAACGACCGGGCTGCAGAAACCCAGATCAGAGCGGTCTGTCTTAGAGAAGTCTGGATTACGAAAGCCAGGATCTGTTAAACTTAGCATCGACGGATCAAGCTTCGACATTCCCGGTTTTGATCCTCGCATCGTCAATTCGGTGCGGGATACCTTCAAGAGACTGAGTGGCATGAGTTTGGATGCATGGTACGATTGGTCACCGAGCATTGATGGCATGGTTAGCGTAGGCACCCAAACGGAGCCTGCAGATCGGCGCGCTTTACGAAGCATCATGCTTGCCGATAAACTCTCCATCGACAACCCTGACATCGGTGAGGACGACATCAGCGCCATCTTCCGTTTTCTAGACGACATTAGCATGTGTGGCTCCATGGCAGTGCTGCCAGGGGAAGGAGGCGGAGCCCAGGAAGGGGGTGGGGCCGGGCTGCCAGAGAGGCGTGAACGTTTGGGAAAATTACGGAGGTTGTTTCACTCCTTGGAGGCACCTGAGGAGGGCGTGAGATGGGGCGTGGGGCGACTTCTCCAACGGGTCACGGAGCTGGAGCAACAGCTAGAGCCGATCGCAGAGCTACGTGAGCAGCTGGCCCTTGTGCTCTTCACGCTGAACCGTCTGGAAGAGCGGGAGCAGGTTGCATGCCCACACGTGCATCAGATGCACATACAGCCACAGCTCACACCACGGCCTAGCCTGCAGCAACAGCAGGGGTCCCCGAGGACCAATTTAGTGGCGGAGGGCGTCAACGAGGCAGCGGCAAAACGCAGACGGCTGTTTGTGCGTAGGACCTCCAGGAGCTACACGGAGAGCAGCGGATCGGAAGCCCCCAGAGAGTGGAGCATCAGCTTCAGCAAGGAGCCACACATACAGTCTGTTAAG TCAGATAATTTAGGTGGAGTGCATAAAAGAGAGGGCTCTGTAGTGCAGGAAGTGACGGGCTTTCACCTCATGCCACCTGAGACCCACAGTGCACCACGCCGCACATCTGTCCATAGCACTACCCAGCATTTGACTGAACGCCCCAAAGTGACCTGGAGCCAATCAGACTTAACACCGATGGATCTTCAGGTGACACCtccaaat GCCCCTGAGTCTTTGGAGTTCTGGACAGACGAGATTTACACGCCGGCCTCCGACACGCTCCTGCGGCGTTCACATTCGTACACCCGTTGCAGCAGGAACCAGGCGTACCGCATCGCTGCCCTCAGCATCACTGCCAccatcatcctcatcctcatcatcGTCATTCCAGTCAGCACCATGTAA
- the si:dkey-88e18.8 gene encoding major intrinsically disordered Notch2-binding receptor 1 isoform X2 yields the protein MSTSSNLMQMAENPEDPLVLLEILEVLGACRGNVSYADICVYLSGRFSLQPLLELRSLLYSTACRDPCFPATLFRERLHPPCSNRLSATADVVSLFNLLMHTRMAPTYTQNLQSLTPCQVCGKGFARYDWPAALPVTGGGTASEDCKYENLPCEAFSHNTEASHTQTNSALVAQPHSRMHNRDSMQNAHSGDVSIDAVNQEAGKPPVTNQGSRVARSCSQKRSAFKDGLHKIPFISVEGDGQSDQIPDGPRSDGEDLLYVSQKNPYPDPATYANDQHNPASHAHDHSYVYLTHSNAPEPDAHVADSQSYDDASNPYDPQTQWRKAKHESLDELQTSTYFGPSVSSEKHQTPALQNKSHSLDIDSRAADERPEPETTGLQKPRSERSVLEKSGLRKPGSVKLSIDGSSFDIPGFDPRIVNSVRDTFKRLSGMSLDAWYDWSPSIDGMVSVGTQTEPADRRALRSIMLADKLSIDNPDIGEDDISAIFRFLDDISMCGSMAVLPGEGGGAQEGGGAGLPERRERLGKLRRLFHSLEAPEEGVRWGVGRLLQRVTELEQQLEPIAELREQLALVLFTLNRLEEREQVACPHVHQMHIQPQLTPRPSLQQQQGSPRTNLVAEGVNEAAAKRRRLFVRRTSRSYTESSGSEAPREWSISFSKEPHIQSVKSDNLGGVHKREGSVVQEVTGFHLMPPETHSAPRRTSVHSTTQHLTERPKVTWSQSDLTPMDLQAPESLEFWTDEIYTPASDTLLRRSHSYTRCSRNQAYRIAALSITATIILILIIVIPVSTM from the exons ATGAGTACAAGCTCAAATCTGATGCAAATGGCTGAAAACCCTGAAGACCCCCTTGTATTGTTGGAGATCCTGGAAGTGTTAGGTGCATGCCGTGGGAATGTGTCATACGCGGATATTTGCGTTTATCTGAGTGGACGCTTCAGCCTGCAGCCGCTTCTAGAATTACGGAGTCTCTTGTACTCCACCGCATGTAGAGACCCCTGCTTCCCTGCCACCCTCTTCCGAGAGCGACTTCACCCGCCCTGCAGCAACCGGCTCTCAGCGACCGCCGATGTCGTCTCCCTGTTCAACCTCCTCATGCACACCCGCATGGCTCCTACATACACGCAGAACCTTCAGTCTCTGACACCCTGTCAGGTCTGTGGGAAGGGATTTGCGCGTTACGACTGGCCGGCTGCCTTACCCGTCACAGGAGGAGGGACCGCCTCTGAGGACTGTAAATATGAGAACCTCCCTTGTGAAGCGTTCAGTCATAACACAGAGGCTTCACACACTCAGACCAACTCTGCGTTGGTCGCTCAGCCTCACTCTCGCATGCACAACCGGGACAGCATGCAGAACGCGCATTCTGGGGACGTTTCCATTGACGCGGTCAATCAGGAGGCTGGCAAGCCACCGGTGACCAATCAGGGATCCCGCGTTGCTCGTTCCTGCTCCCAGAAGAGGAGTGCCTTTAAAGATGGGCTCCACAAAATTCCATTCATATCCGTGGAAGGCGACGGCCAGTCAGATCAAATCCCAGATGGACCAAGATCGGATGGTGAGGACCTGCTTTACGTTTCCCAAAAAAACCCTTATCCAGACCCTGCAACATACGCAAACGACCAGCACAACCCGGCATCACATGCGCATGACCATTCATACGTTTACTTAACTCATTCGAATGCACCTGAACCGGATGCGCACGTGGCCGACTCGCAATCCTATGATGATGCCTCGAACCCCTACGACCCTCAGACTCAGTGGCGTAAGGCGAAACACGAGAGTTTGGACGAGCTCCAGACATCCACCTACTTTGGCCCTTCGGTCTCCAGCGAAAAGCACCAAACGCCTGCTCTTCAAAACAAAAGCCACAGCTTGGACATCGACAGCAGGGCGGCGGATGAAAGACCTGAGCCGGAAACGACCGGGCTGCAGAAACCCAGATCAGAGCGGTCTGTCTTAGAGAAGTCTGGATTACGAAAGCCAGGATCTGTTAAACTTAGCATCGACGGATCAAGCTTCGACATTCCCGGTTTTGATCCTCGCATCGTCAATTCGGTGCGGGATACCTTCAAGAGACTGAGTGGCATGAGTTTGGATGCATGGTACGATTGGTCACCGAGCATTGATGGCATGGTTAGCGTAGGCACCCAAACGGAGCCTGCAGATCGGCGCGCTTTACGAAGCATCATGCTTGCCGATAAACTCTCCATCGACAACCCTGACATCGGTGAGGACGACATCAGCGCCATCTTCCGTTTTCTAGACGACATTAGCATGTGTGGCTCCATGGCAGTGCTGCCAGGGGAAGGAGGCGGAGCCCAGGAAGGGGGTGGGGCCGGGCTGCCAGAGAGGCGTGAACGTTTGGGAAAATTACGGAGGTTGTTTCACTCCTTGGAGGCACCTGAGGAGGGCGTGAGATGGGGCGTGGGGCGACTTCTCCAACGGGTCACGGAGCTGGAGCAACAGCTAGAGCCGATCGCAGAGCTACGTGAGCAGCTGGCCCTTGTGCTCTTCACGCTGAACCGTCTGGAAGAGCGGGAGCAGGTTGCATGCCCACACGTGCATCAGATGCACATACAGCCACAGCTCACACCACGGCCTAGCCTGCAGCAACAGCAGGGGTCCCCGAGGACCAATTTAGTGGCGGAGGGCGTCAACGAGGCAGCGGCAAAACGCAGACGGCTGTTTGTGCGTAGGACCTCCAGGAGCTACACGGAGAGCAGCGGATCGGAAGCCCCCAGAGAGTGGAGCATCAGCTTCAGCAAGGAGCCACACATACAGTCTGTTAAG TCAGATAATTTAGGTGGAGTGCATAAAAGAGAGGGCTCTGTAGTGCAGGAAGTGACGGGCTTTCACCTCATGCCACCTGAGACCCACAGTGCACCACGCCGCACATCTGTCCATAGCACTACCCAGCATTTGACTGAACGCCCCAAAGTGACCTGGAGCCAATCAGACTTAACACCGATGGATCTTCAG GCCCCTGAGTCTTTGGAGTTCTGGACAGACGAGATTTACACGCCGGCCTCCGACACGCTCCTGCGGCGTTCACATTCGTACACCCGTTGCAGCAGGAACCAGGCGTACCGCATCGCTGCCCTCAGCATCACTGCCAccatcatcctcatcctcatcatcGTCATTCCAGTCAGCACCATGTAA